One Gemmatimonadota bacterium genomic window carries:
- a CDS encoding phenylacetate--CoA ligase family protein, which translates to MPDLTPDRNALWQRQLKRLRGMLSSVLNGNDFYRNKLNRAGIYRPEDIQTRDDYRRLPFTTKEEFSADQMAYPPYGSNLTFPPDHYVRVHQTSGTTGEPLNWLDTVESWDWFARCWTYVYRGAGVTANDRMFFAFSFGPFIGFWTGHESARLMGAMSISGGSMSSIQRLQAIQDHRVTVLICTPTYALHLAEVAEAEGFDIAGGSVQTTIHAGEPGAGLPATRRRIEQVWGARCYDHAGATEVGAWGFECAFRDGMHINESEFICEVIDPNTGEQAREGELVLTNLGRAGMPVIRYRTGDRVKLHAGICDCGSSFSRLEGGVIGRIDDALIVRGVNFYPSAIENIVRGFPEVTEFAVDIYRQREMDDMKIRIELNGGEAGAISEAIGREVRHILGIRASVQTVPHNTLPRFELKARRFTDHR; encoded by the coding sequence ATGCCCGACTTGACCCCAGACCGAAATGCGCTTTGGCAGCGGCAGTTGAAGCGGTTGCGAGGTATGCTGTCTTCAGTGCTGAATGGCAATGATTTTTATCGCAATAAGTTGAATCGAGCGGGTATTTATCGACCCGAGGATATTCAGACGCGCGATGATTACAGGCGATTGCCCTTCACGACCAAAGAGGAATTTTCAGCAGATCAGATGGCGTATCCTCCTTATGGCAGCAATCTGACGTTTCCGCCAGATCACTATGTCCGTGTCCATCAAACATCGGGGACTACGGGAGAGCCTTTGAACTGGTTGGATACGGTAGAGAGTTGGGATTGGTTTGCGCGCTGCTGGACTTATGTGTATCGCGGGGCGGGCGTGACGGCAAATGACAGGATGTTTTTTGCCTTTTCCTTTGGCCCTTTTATCGGATTCTGGACCGGGCATGAGAGTGCGCGTTTAATGGGTGCAATGTCTATCTCTGGGGGATCTATGTCGTCGATCCAGCGTTTGCAGGCGATCCAGGATCATCGGGTTACTGTTCTGATCTGTACGCCGACGTATGCCCTGCATCTGGCAGAGGTGGCTGAGGCCGAAGGTTTTGATATTGCAGGTGGGAGTGTTCAGACTACAATTCACGCAGGCGAACCCGGCGCGGGGTTGCCTGCGACCAGACGACGCATTGAGCAGGTCTGGGGCGCGCGTTGTTACGACCACGCCGGAGCGACTGAGGTGGGTGCGTGGGGATTTGAATGTGCGTTTCGAGATGGCATGCATATAAACGAATCTGAATTTATTTGCGAAGTGATCGATCCCAATACGGGCGAACAAGCGAGAGAGGGTGAGTTGGTGCTCACCAATTTGGGACGCGCTGGCATGCCGGTTATTCGCTATCGCACGGGAGATCGCGTAAAGCTGCATGCGGGAATATGTGATTGCGGTTCGAGTTTCTCGCGTCTGGAAGGGGGCGTGATTGGACGTATCGACGATGCGTTGATTGTCCGCGGCGTCAATTTTTATCCCAGCGCGATTGAAAATATCGTGCGGGGATTTCCCGAAGTGACCGAGTTTGCAGTGGATATTTATCGACAACGCGAAATGGATGATATGAAAATTCGCATCGAATTAAATGGCGGAGAGGCGGGTGCAATTTCCGAGGCGATAGGTAGAGAGGTGCGACATATTCTGGGCATACGCGCCAGCGTTCAAACCGTGCCGCACAATACGTTGCCGAGATTTGAACTTAAAGCGAGACGGTTTACAGATCATCGTTAA
- a CDS encoding TonB-dependent siderophore receptor, whose protein sequence is MNYLQQLLIFVCVLSMISSPIFAENAEEEGKEEEELPVYAGEEIVVTESKEKVPTVSTIATKVPIPIRLTPASIGVVNHGLFQHQSGVVLGDALRNVSGVNIQTVFGVTDFFVIRGFDSLSSGLVLTDGASEPEATFYNLYNLERVEVLKGPGAFLYGGNPLSGSVNLSRKQPIFTNVFQVGGSYGPYRTGRGTVDANWADIDQGIALRVNALRQVSDSYRDDKDSGLWAVNPAVTWRPSDKTTVTANFEYVTSRYKSDSGLPIINGAVADVPRTQSYQSPFDASDQDIYRARVDLQSRLSQRATLRNKLYYTDFSWVSQGTLFSGVFPNAQGSLDIVRSLVLLDDRQQVLGNQFELLSTFRTGHVEHTLLTGLELMQWKDKFTLDVAALPNIDVFNPVETANTSQPHFIIPGQSQGADSKSRVVAPYVVNRIVFCPCYQAFVGVRYDRIDYDDPLTSTSRNYNKLSPMAGMVVSFTKDLSFYANVGRAFAPPSSQVAGPRETEESFQMEVGAKKYLLDNRLHASLAVYHLTKNNIGIPDATGVTKQDGDQRSRGLELEVMMRPVRNWHTFLSYSFSNAKLTRFAEFVPVFTQTGVTYQLMDRSGNRAAFSPRHIFNVWTARGFDNGLEFGIGARYVASQFIAEDNQFQIGNVLTLDASVSYAYRLLKFRINAKNLTNQEYETRGFGSASIIPANPFGLYCAFEVNI, encoded by the coding sequence CGAAGGTTCCCATTCCAATCCGCTTGACACCGGCGAGTATCGGTGTAGTCAATCACGGGTTGTTTCAACATCAAAGCGGCGTGGTTTTGGGAGATGCACTGCGAAATGTGAGCGGGGTCAATATCCAGACCGTATTTGGCGTTACGGATTTCTTTGTCATTCGCGGATTCGATTCGCTTTCCAGCGGGCTGGTGCTCACCGATGGTGCATCGGAGCCGGAAGCCACGTTTTACAATCTTTACAATCTGGAGCGCGTGGAGGTGCTCAAGGGTCCGGGGGCATTTTTATATGGCGGTAACCCGCTTTCTGGATCGGTGAATCTGAGTCGCAAACAACCGATTTTTACAAATGTGTTTCAGGTCGGAGGTTCTTACGGCCCGTACAGGACAGGGCGCGGAACAGTGGATGCAAATTGGGCGGATATCGATCAGGGTATTGCCCTGCGCGTCAATGCACTACGGCAGGTATCTGACAGCTATCGAGACGATAAAGACAGCGGTTTGTGGGCTGTGAATCCCGCAGTGACATGGCGGCCCAGTGACAAAACCACAGTGACCGCCAATTTTGAATATGTCACCAGCAGGTACAAATCGGATTCGGGGCTGCCCATTATTAATGGGGCGGTCGCAGATGTGCCGCGTACACAATCGTATCAATCGCCTTTTGATGCGTCAGATCAAGATATTTATCGGGCGCGCGTCGATCTTCAGTCGCGCTTATCGCAGCGGGCCACGCTTCGCAACAAGCTCTATTACACCGATTTTTCATGGGTGTCTCAGGGCACATTGTTCAGCGGCGTCTTTCCCAATGCCCAGGGGAGTCTGGACATCGTGCGCTCACTTGTTCTTCTGGACGACCGTCAGCAAGTGTTGGGCAATCAGTTTGAACTGCTTTCTACATTCCGCACGGGCCACGTAGAACACACCCTGCTTACCGGACTGGAATTGATGCAGTGGAAAGACAAATTTACCTTAGATGTGGCTGCTTTGCCCAATATCGACGTGTTCAACCCCGTGGAGACCGCGAACACGAGCCAACCTCATTTTATTATTCCAGGACAATCGCAGGGGGCGGATTCAAAAAGCCGCGTTGTCGCGCCTTATGTCGTGAATCGCATTGTTTTTTGTCCATGCTATCAGGCATTTGTGGGCGTGCGATACGACCGCATTGATTACGATGATCCCCTGACTTCCACGTCTCGCAATTACAACAAACTGAGTCCTATGGCTGGCATGGTGGTTTCTTTTACGAAGGATCTCTCGTTTTACGCCAATGTCGGCAGAGCCTTTGCACCTCCTTCCAGTCAGGTAGCTGGCCCGAGAGAGACAGAAGAGAGTTTCCAGATGGAAGTGGGCGCGAAAAAATACCTGTTGGATAACCGCCTGCACGCGAGCCTCGCAGTTTATCATTTGACAAAAAACAATATTGGCATTCCCGATGCAACGGGTGTTACAAAACAAGATGGGGACCAGAGGTCTCGCGGTCTTGAGCTGGAAGTGATGATGCGCCCCGTGAGAAATTGGCACACATTTTTATCCTACTCATTTTCCAATGCCAAACTCACTCGCTTTGCCGAGTTTGTTCCCGTGTTCACGCAAACGGGAGTTACATACCAGCTTATGGATCGTTCGGGAAATAGGGCGGCTTTTTCGCCGCGTCATATTTTTAATGTGTGGACGGCGAGAGGATTTGACAACGGATTGGAATTTGGGATTGGCGCGCGCTATGTTGCCAGCCAGTTTATTGCCGAAGACAATCAATTTCAGATTGGGAATGTGCTGACGCTGGATGCCTCGGTGTCTTATGCGTACAGGCTGCTAAAATTTCGCATTAACGCCAAAAATTTGACCAATCAGGAATACGAAACGCGCGGCTTTGGCTCCGCTTCAATTATTCCGGCCAATCCATTTGGCCTGTACTGTGCTTTTGAAGTCAATATTTGA